Proteins from one Leptospira fletcheri genomic window:
- a CDS encoding lipoprotein signal peptidase codes for MKFFEKKFLEVYPPIFIVSVILGTIIDLVTKYVAILYLRPHSPVEVLGNFFRLTLTFNTGFVMGFFQGYPRTSLAMTAIAILVLIAYRWKNPDLGHPVGWALVMSGAFGNFIDKFFVKIIGVGAEFGFIENQFLGRFIGVVDFLDFDWPNWLLYERWPAFNFADSCVSVGLVLLIFTMKLEEDKK; via the coding sequence GTGAAATTTTTCGAAAAGAAATTCTTGGAAGTATATCCGCCGATATTCATCGTCTCCGTTATTCTAGGAACAATCATAGACTTAGTCACTAAATACGTCGCCATTCTTTATCTTCGTCCTCATTCGCCCGTGGAAGTGCTCGGAAATTTCTTCCGTTTGACTTTGACCTTCAATACAGGTTTTGTGATGGGTTTTTTCCAAGGGTATCCCCGGACTTCCTTGGCGATGACTGCGATCGCCATACTAGTTCTCATCGCCTATCGATGGAAGAACCCGGACCTCGGTCACCCGGTAGGTTGGGCCTTGGTCATGTCCGGAGCCTTCGGAAATTTTATAGATAAATTTTTCGTAAAGATCATCGGAGTCGGAGCGGAATTCGGATTTATCGAGAATCAGTTCCTAGGAAGATTCATCGGAGTGGTGGACTTCCTCGATTTCGACTGGCCGAATTGGCTACTCTACGAACGCTGGCCCGCGTTTAATTTCGCGGATTCCTGCGTAAGCGTAGGGTTGGTGCTGCTCATTTTTACCATGAAGCTCGAGGAGGATAAGAAGTAA
- a CDS encoding sodium:solute symporter family transporter — translation MESTLGQPNFISVAFFLVFVLLTLGITYWAARKTKTSSEFYAAGRSITGFQNGLALSGDYMSAASFLGISGMVALKGYDGIIYAVGWLVGWPALMFLIAEPLRNLGKYTFADVLAFRLGQKPIRISASIGGILVTLTYSIAQIVGSGKLINLMFGISYESAVVLVGGVMLLYVLFGGMIATTWVQIVKAALLLFGVTLLALLALAKFGFSVSDLYGAVETTYGRSALEPGGLVSNPLDAISLGLALMFGLLGLPHILMRFYTVPDAKEARKSVAYATTFIGYFYIIIPIVGFAAAVLIGKDKIAAVDKGGNMAAALLAELLGGTPFLGFIAAVAFATILAVVAGLTLAAASTISHDLHFNVFREGKATEEEQVRVARRATVAFGIFGILLGILFKDQNVAFMVGLAFAIAASGNFPALFLSILWRNFSTAGGVASILSGSLSASLLIILSPTVWVEVFGFSSPIFPYKNPAIFSMTLSFLAAFVFSKWFPEKKAQNAYESEKVRVYLGIGAE, via the coding sequence ATGGAATCCACATTAGGACAACCTAATTTTATATCGGTCGCATTCTTTCTCGTCTTCGTTCTTTTGACTTTAGGGATCACGTATTGGGCCGCGAGGAAAACCAAAACCTCCAGTGAATTTTATGCGGCGGGGAGGAGCATCACCGGATTCCAAAACGGATTGGCATTGTCCGGAGATTATATGTCCGCGGCTTCCTTTTTGGGAATCTCGGGTATGGTCGCATTAAAAGGTTATGACGGCATCATTTACGCTGTAGGTTGGCTGGTAGGATGGCCGGCGCTGATGTTTCTCATTGCGGAGCCGCTTCGGAACCTAGGTAAGTACACATTCGCAGACGTTTTGGCTTTTCGGCTCGGACAAAAGCCGATTCGAATCTCCGCCTCTATCGGAGGAATCCTGGTCACACTCACCTATTCCATCGCCCAAATCGTAGGTTCCGGAAAGCTCATCAACCTGATGTTCGGAATCTCCTATGAATCCGCGGTGGTTTTGGTCGGCGGAGTCATGCTACTGTACGTTCTGTTCGGAGGAATGATCGCCACTACTTGGGTACAGATCGTAAAAGCCGCATTGCTACTTTTCGGAGTGACCCTTTTGGCGTTGCTCGCTCTGGCTAAATTCGGATTCAGCGTCTCGGACCTGTACGGAGCGGTGGAAACTACCTACGGTCGATCCGCCCTGGAACCGGGAGGATTGGTTTCGAACCCTCTGGACGCCATCTCGCTAGGATTGGCACTTATGTTCGGATTATTAGGACTTCCGCATATTCTAATGCGTTTTTATACGGTTCCCGACGCGAAAGAAGCCCGAAAATCGGTGGCATACGCTACCACGTTCATCGGTTACTTTTACATCATCATTCCGATCGTGGGATTTGCCGCGGCGGTTCTAATAGGTAAGGACAAAATCGCCGCCGTGGATAAAGGAGGAAATATGGCTGCGGCGCTTTTAGCGGAACTTCTGGGGGGAACTCCCTTCCTAGGCTTCATCGCTGCGGTGGCTTTTGCGACCATATTGGCGGTAGTGGCCGGTCTAACTCTAGCCGCTGCTTCCACGATTTCCCACGATCTGCATTTCAACGTGTTCCGGGAAGGAAAAGCCACGGAGGAGGAGCAGGTTCGGGTGGCGCGTAGAGCTACCGTAGCCTTCGGGATTTTCGGGATCCTTTTAGGAATCCTCTTTAAGGATCAGAACGTGGCTTTCATGGTGGGCTTGGCCTTCGCGATCGCCGCTAGCGGAAATTTCCCGGCCCTATTCCTATCCATCCTTTGGAGGAACTTCAGCACGGCAGGCGGAGTGGCTTCCATCCTTTCCGGGTCCCTTTCCGCGAGCCTACTGATCATACTCAGTCCTACTGTTTGGGTGGAAGTTTTCGGATTCTCATCTCCGATCTTTCCTTATAAAAACCCGGCGATCTTTTCCATGACCCTTTCCTTTTTAGCGGCGTTCGTATTCTCCAAATGGTTCCCCGAAAAGAAAGCCCAGAACGCTTATGAATCGGAAAAAGTAAGGGTATATCTCGGAATCGGGGCGGAGTAG
- a CDS encoding DUF485 domain-containing protein yields MKLKPHQLIESPEFKKLVRSRWTVSFILLAFLFVNYYGFILAIAFKKAWLTERIGTTANFGLLAGALVIVISWFLTLIYVYWGNAFYDKRIESLKNTLEKEGEK; encoded by the coding sequence ATGAAATTAAAACCTCATCAACTGATCGAATCTCCGGAATTCAAAAAACTGGTACGATCCAGATGGACAGTGAGCTTCATACTTTTGGCGTTCCTTTTCGTAAATTACTACGGCTTTATACTCGCCATCGCTTTTAAAAAGGCATGGTTGACGGAACGGATCGGAACGACCGCGAATTTCGGTCTTCTCGCCGGCGCTCTGGTCATCGTCATTTCCTGGTTCCTGACCTTAATCTACGTGTATTGGGGGAATGCCTTTTACGACAAAAGGATAGAAAGCCTTAAGAACACTCTGGAAAAAGAAGGGGAAAAATGA
- a CDS encoding cyclic nucleotide-binding domain-containing protein: protein MNPLQLPIWKKLLKKKGTSNPEIIRFLRETSVFGKMKRRTLTEIARLVHVRKYVEGEEIFRQGEAGAGFYLIFDGKVTIRSVRDGIELDLAHLDQHSFFGELSLFSEERRTATAIASEPSTLLGFFQPDLKEIIETKPKLGIEILLSLTSVIVERLQKTNQLLEKAYYKGKQKNV from the coding sequence GTGAATCCTCTCCAGCTCCCGATTTGGAAGAAATTACTAAAGAAGAAAGGGACCTCAAATCCCGAGATTATCCGATTTTTGAGAGAAACTTCCGTCTTCGGAAAGATGAAACGGAGAACCTTGACTGAAATCGCAAGGTTGGTGCACGTTAGGAAATACGTCGAAGGCGAGGAAATTTTCCGCCAAGGAGAAGCGGGAGCGGGATTTTATCTGATCTTTGACGGTAAGGTGACCATTCGCTCCGTGCGCGACGGAATCGAATTGGATCTGGCTCATTTGGACCAACATTCCTTTTTCGGGGAACTTTCGCTATTTTCCGAGGAAAGACGCACCGCTACGGCGATCGCTTCCGAGCCTTCCACATTGCTCGGTTTTTTTCAACCCGATCTAAAGGAAATCATCGAGACAAAGCCGAAATTGGGGATAGAGATTCTTTTAAGCCTGACGAGCGTCATTGTAGAAAGACTCCAAAAAACGAACCAACTTTTGGAAAAGGCCTACTACAAGGGAAAACAAAAAAATGTCTGA
- a CDS encoding LA_1326/LA_4305 family lipoprotein, with amino-acid sequence MKQRLPVTFLQYSRSKVRLLSLVFLAAAIVGISGCYPYSSREVVFRSEGIALFKIESKELSDFYKFTKISSLEHPILLDQTKVKDYFGNLRYSKRTAIGYFSDFVFSDHELDLLSRDLPFALKALPKDRLLVLVSKYDDTQSVISYDELTTCILWAADSRLNVLFGRIKRELVDKDQTLEFNRWTRIEEIQLSQSTDGTEIVEGENFDFGLVGGVPQRKWVMFDLKNPTKYKFQPRKQYGPVKLTDENDRP; translated from the coding sequence ATGAAACAAAGACTTCCCGTAACTTTCCTGCAATATTCCCGGTCGAAGGTCCGGCTTCTTTCCCTTGTATTTTTGGCGGCTGCGATTGTCGGGATTTCGGGATGTTATCCGTATTCCAGTCGGGAAGTCGTGTTTCGCTCCGAAGGAATCGCCTTATTTAAAATTGAATCCAAGGAACTGAGCGACTTTTATAAGTTCACTAAGATCTCCTCCTTGGAACACCCTATTCTATTGGACCAGACCAAGGTGAAGGATTATTTCGGAAACCTGAGATACTCTAAGCGGACGGCCATCGGATATTTTTCCGATTTTGTTTTTTCCGACCATGAACTGGACCTTCTTTCCCGAGACCTTCCGTTCGCCCTGAAAGCGCTTCCCAAAGATAGACTGCTTGTGTTGGTTTCCAAATACGATGACACTCAATCCGTGATTTCTTACGACGAGCTGACCACTTGCATTCTATGGGCGGCGGATTCCAGACTCAACGTTCTTTTTGGCCGAATCAAACGGGAACTCGTGGACAAGGACCAGACTTTGGAATTCAATCGCTGGACTCGGATCGAAGAGATACAATTGTCTCAATCCACGGACGGAACGGAGATCGTGGAAGGGGAGAATTTCGATTTCGGTCTTGTCGGTGGGGTTCCGCAGCGCAAATGGGTGATGTTCGATCTGAAGAATCCGACCAAATACAAGTTCCAGCCCAGAAAACAATACGGCCCGGTCAAACTAACCGACGAAAACGACAGACCCTGA
- a CDS encoding STAS domain-containing protein, giving the protein MILKSLVRDNHLVLSVQEDILMDNSRDFYVEFEESVRNGYPEIISFHLGLVKFIDSSGIGIIIKVRNQIRDKNGVVNIFGLNKSLHSVFRLSGLDRIVNLYTMEEFLEKYPNFSDFLKTN; this is encoded by the coding sequence ATGATTCTCAAAAGTCTAGTCCGGGACAATCACCTTGTCCTTTCGGTCCAGGAGGATATCCTTATGGATAATTCCCGGGACTTTTATGTGGAATTCGAGGAGAGCGTTCGGAACGGATACCCTGAGATCATTAGTTTTCATTTGGGATTAGTAAAATTCATCGACTCTTCCGGTATAGGGATTATCATCAAAGTCCGGAACCAGATCCGGGACAAAAACGGTGTCGTTAATATCTTCGGGTTAAATAAGTCGCTGCATTCCGTTTTTCGGCTTTCCGGACTGGATCGCATCGTAAATCTTTACACAATGGAAGAATTTCTGGAAAAATATCCGAACTTTTCGGATTTTCTCAAGACGAACTGA
- a CDS encoding amidohydrolase, with translation MASVKITLFQKELSQPISPDQRSKLSKEKSDFLILPMYFPGGGTASPESLSSRSKSFSDELLAVSEVYKGAILGGCMFRKDDSGKLRLSVPIVQNVVLIDWYDVKILSEEDSPALPGAGEEVLILGGFRFGVFVGKEIGDAQRFERLQSENINLAFHLDAVPENGISYSEDLKRYADLSSTYGLYLLRSSGHGIPFGKKKIGRSLLSTPTGVAWKVAESENDKEIIKTVNINGINGLF, from the coding sequence GTGGCTTCCGTTAAGATCACCCTATTTCAAAAAGAACTTTCCCAACCCATCTCTCCGGACCAACGTTCCAAACTTTCCAAGGAAAAATCGGATTTCCTGATTCTACCGATGTACTTCCCGGGAGGAGGAACCGCTTCTCCCGAATCCCTTTCCTCTCGTTCCAAAAGTTTCAGCGACGAATTGTTGGCCGTTTCCGAGGTCTATAAAGGAGCCATCCTAGGGGGATGTATGTTTCGAAAGGACGATTCCGGGAAATTGAGACTTTCCGTGCCGATCGTTCAGAACGTGGTACTGATCGATTGGTATGACGTCAAAATATTAAGCGAAGAGGATTCTCCCGCGCTACCCGGCGCCGGAGAAGAAGTATTGATTTTAGGGGGGTTCCGCTTCGGCGTCTTCGTCGGAAAGGAAATCGGCGACGCCCAAAGATTCGAACGCCTACAATCCGAGAACATCAACTTAGCCTTCCATCTGGATGCGGTTCCCGAAAACGGAATTTCGTATTCCGAAGATCTGAAGCGATATGCGGACCTGTCCTCCACATACGGATTGTATCTACTCAGATCTTCCGGCCACGGGATCCCGTTCGGTAAGAAAAAGATCGGTCGCAGTCTTTTGTCCACTCCCACCGGAGTCGCATGGAAGGTGGCCGAGTCAGAAAACGATAAGGAAATTATAAAAACCGTAAATATCAACGGGATCAACGGCCTGTTTTAA
- a CDS encoding leucine-rich repeat domain-containing protein — protein sequence MKKAGLLLFHAFLALSFFLSGACKKSAEELLVSAAKHPETVEKLDLGLGKLGVVPDVLFRFPNLKWLDLRLNLLKSLPDNSGDWNKLEYLNVYGNDLNLLPPSFRNLSALRIFLAGNNDFERIPEELTDLPLEALYLDQNKLKWGEEDVAIIGRLHRLEILDISKNLKIVSLPKNIGALADHPKLRVLILKDTGLRTADVEIARKTLPKIRIEF from the coding sequence ATGAAAAAAGCGGGACTTCTCCTTTTCCATGCTTTCTTAGCGCTCTCGTTTTTTCTCTCCGGTGCTTGTAAGAAATCCGCGGAAGAACTTTTAGTGAGTGCAGCGAAACATCCGGAAACCGTGGAAAAACTGGATTTAGGGCTCGGAAAATTAGGAGTCGTTCCCGATGTTCTCTTCCGCTTCCCGAATCTGAAATGGCTGGACCTCCGACTGAACCTTCTTAAGAGCCTGCCCGATAATTCGGGAGATTGGAACAAACTGGAATATCTGAACGTATATGGGAACGATCTGAATCTTCTGCCGCCCTCCTTCCGAAACCTCTCCGCGCTCCGGATTTTTCTGGCGGGAAACAACGACTTCGAAAGAATTCCGGAAGAACTAACGGATCTTCCTTTAGAGGCGCTGTACCTGGATCAAAATAAATTAAAATGGGGGGAAGAGGATGTTGCGATCATCGGTCGCTTGCACCGCTTGGAAATCCTGGATATTTCCAAGAATCTAAAAATCGTTTCCCTCCCGAAAAACATCGGCGCTTTGGCGGATCATCCCAAGCTCAGGGTTTTAATCCTGAAGGATACGGGACTTAGGACCGCCGACGTCGAAATCGCCCGCAAAACGTTACCGAAAATACGAATCGAATTTTAA
- the ileS gene encoding isoleucine--tRNA ligase: protein MKEEEKKNPYSDTVILPQTDFPMKAGLSTREPEQIKKWEEGKIFHRMKEKRKNDPQFVLHDGPPYANGNFHTGHALNKILKDMIVKSKAMSGFCTDMIPGWDCHGLPIEVQVLKNLGKKAKETGPEELRKLCRQYAEEFVVKQGQDLSRFLCFWEQGRIYKTMSPEFEAKIVEVFGSLFEKGYVYRGKKPVYWCIELATAHAEAEIEYHPHVSPSIYVKFPVQGKQGSYSLIWTTTPWTLPANLAISFNPRFSYSFYKTQEGESLLIADGLKEAVEKATGVKLEKSEPVSLQELESMKFQHPFLDRESIPLFGEHVTLDAGTGAVHTAPGHGQDDYRVGLAAGLEPYSPVDDYGKYTDEFPMMKGTKVWDANPKIVELLKEKGYLLHYSEFEHSYPHSWRSKKPLIFRATPQWFFKIDTKELREKSLDAIDKVQWIPNWGISRIRSMVETRPDWCLSRQRNWGVPIPAFTCESCGETHLTPDSVRFFTDLVRKRGIEIWYTEPAASLLPSGSKCEKCGSSSFKKGGDILDVWFDSGVSNFAVLSERDSEPPADLYLEGSDQHRGWFQSSLWPSMALRGIPPYKSVLTHGYVLDDQGRAMSKSLGNGIDPTKDIINVYGADILRLWVSSQDFRDDVRVGKEGLKTIADNYRKIRNTFRYLLGNLAGHTREQNLPISDLEEVDAYYLSKLADLAEELKSHYESYQFHQVYQKLLLFCTVSLSQDYFEMIRDRMYCDRRDSRSRRSSCTVLQMILETLCIYSAPILSFTSEEVWKENGKTDSVFLENFPNVTAWKNPELESKFTRTLEARESVHKALEMARQAGKLGKSLEGAVELAGSEIGELKNRFSPADLELIFTVSQVRFDSTNREVLAEHDNSGFQVRIVKPTEGECPRCWRRPAEPRQDGLCVRCSEAIRT from the coding sequence ATGAAAGAAGAAGAGAAGAAAAATCCCTACTCCGATACAGTCATCCTTCCCCAAACCGATTTTCCGATGAAAGCCGGACTCTCCACTCGCGAGCCGGAACAGATCAAAAAATGGGAAGAAGGAAAAATCTTTCACAGAATGAAGGAGAAAAGGAAGAACGATCCGCAATTCGTGCTACACGACGGTCCTCCTTACGCGAACGGAAATTTTCATACGGGCCATGCTCTGAACAAGATCCTAAAGGATATGATCGTAAAGTCCAAGGCTATGTCGGGATTCTGCACGGACATGATACCGGGCTGGGACTGCCACGGTCTGCCCATAGAGGTTCAGGTTCTGAAAAATCTAGGGAAAAAGGCGAAAGAAACCGGGCCGGAAGAACTCAGAAAACTTTGCCGTCAATATGCGGAGGAATTCGTAGTCAAACAAGGCCAGGATTTATCCCGCTTTTTATGTTTTTGGGAACAAGGCCGCATCTATAAAACCATGAGTCCCGAATTCGAAGCCAAGATCGTGGAAGTCTTCGGCTCCTTATTCGAAAAAGGCTATGTATACCGCGGAAAAAAACCGGTCTACTGGTGTATCGAACTCGCCACTGCACACGCCGAAGCCGAGATCGAATATCATCCGCATGTCTCTCCATCCATTTATGTGAAATTTCCGGTACAGGGAAAACAAGGCTCCTACTCCTTAATCTGGACCACCACACCCTGGACCCTTCCCGCGAATTTAGCCATCAGCTTTAACCCCAGATTCTCATATTCATTCTACAAAACGCAAGAAGGAGAATCTTTGCTGATCGCGGACGGATTAAAGGAAGCGGTCGAAAAAGCCACGGGCGTAAAACTGGAAAAGTCCGAGCCTGTCAGTCTCCAGGAGCTGGAATCGATGAAATTCCAGCACCCTTTCCTGGACCGGGAATCCATTCCGCTCTTCGGCGAACATGTCACCTTGGACGCGGGAACCGGAGCGGTGCATACTGCTCCCGGACACGGGCAGGACGACTACAGAGTCGGTTTGGCCGCGGGACTAGAACCTTATTCGCCCGTAGACGACTACGGAAAATATACGGACGAATTTCCGATGATGAAAGGAACCAAGGTTTGGGATGCAAATCCGAAAATCGTGGAGCTCCTGAAAGAGAAAGGCTATCTCCTACATTATTCCGAATTCGAACATAGCTATCCTCATAGCTGGAGGAGTAAGAAGCCCCTCATCTTCCGCGCGACTCCACAATGGTTTTTTAAAATAGATACCAAAGAACTTCGGGAAAAATCCCTCGATGCCATCGACAAAGTCCAGTGGATTCCGAACTGGGGAATCAGCCGAATCCGCTCCATGGTGGAGACCAGGCCGGATTGGTGCCTATCCCGCCAACGGAATTGGGGAGTTCCTATTCCGGCCTTTACCTGCGAATCCTGCGGAGAGACGCACTTGACCCCGGATTCCGTCCGCTTTTTTACGGATTTAGTACGCAAAAGAGGGATAGAAATATGGTACACGGAACCCGCCGCCTCTCTCCTACCTTCCGGAAGCAAATGCGAAAAATGCGGTTCTTCCTCGTTTAAAAAAGGAGGAGATATTTTGGACGTCTGGTTCGATTCCGGTGTGTCTAACTTTGCAGTATTAAGCGAAAGAGACTCCGAGCCCCCCGCTGATCTGTATTTGGAAGGATCCGACCAACACCGAGGATGGTTCCAGTCCAGCCTTTGGCCTTCGATGGCCCTTAGAGGAATTCCTCCTTACAAATCCGTACTTACTCACGGATACGTTTTGGACGATCAGGGCCGTGCCATGTCCAAATCACTGGGCAACGGAATCGATCCGACCAAGGATATCATAAACGTATACGGCGCCGACATACTCAGACTCTGGGTGAGTTCCCAGGATTTCAGGGACGATGTTCGGGTAGGAAAAGAAGGCCTTAAAACCATCGCGGACAATTATCGAAAAATCAGAAATACCTTCCGTTACCTTTTGGGAAATCTCGCGGGCCATACCCGAGAACAAAATCTTCCGATCTCGGACCTGGAAGAAGTGGACGCATATTACCTGTCCAAATTGGCGGACCTGGCCGAGGAACTCAAATCCCATTACGAGTCCTACCAATTCCACCAAGTATATCAAAAACTTCTTTTGTTCTGTACGGTTTCCCTTTCCCAGGATTATTTCGAAATGATCCGGGACCGTATGTATTGCGATCGTCGGGATTCCCGTTCCAGACGATCCTCCTGTACCGTTCTGCAGATGATTCTGGAGACCCTTTGCATCTACTCCGCACCGATCTTGAGCTTCACTTCCGAAGAAGTATGGAAGGAAAACGGAAAAACTGATTCCGTCTTTTTGGAGAATTTTCCGAATGTTACTGCCTGGAAAAATCCGGAATTGGAGTCCAAGTTTACCCGAACCTTGGAAGCGAGGGAGAGCGTGCACAAAGCTCTGGAGATGGCGCGCCAAGCGGGCAAATTAGGAAAATCTCTGGAAGGCGCGGTAGAGCTTGCCGGATCCGAAATCGGAGAATTGAAAAATCGGTTTTCCCCGGCGGATCTAGAACTGATCTTTACGGTTTCCCAGGTTCGTTTCGATTCCACGAATCGGGAAGTTCTGGCGGAACACGACAACTCAGGCTTCCAAGTCAGGATCGTCAAACCTACGGAAGGCGAATGTCCTCGTTGCTGGAGACGCCCGGCAGAACCGCGGCAGGACGGACTTTGTGTCCGCTGCTCCGAGGCGATCCGCACTTAA
- a CDS encoding AI-2E family transporter: protein MSETRPLSTYVIRTIFFLLVGSAIVFFVLGLKLLIVPIALSLILFYIFNGSVNYLESLGIPRLIGVSGLMLVICIPIYLIATEVAPPIVSTLEPLVKNWKQDLDDAKFKYLVIGFKLQFNDFPAGWEETIRPEELIQGATDFVHREVSGLASAIPTLIGYLVITPLFAFLFLLNGNGVYKNLVSLVPNRYFEMTIMVAANINEQITNYLRSLVIQSAIITVVSMIGFSTIGLGYFYIFALFVGVANSIPYLGPIIGAIPPLFMTMAHGSRVFYGENWITHGMGMYELMGAILIVILIAQAVDNFFVQPVIISDAVSLHPIIVVGAVTVGGTLLGIAGMLVAVPLAAILKVTIATLYRSMKDHNLL from the coding sequence ATGTCTGAGACAAGACCCTTATCGACTTACGTTATCCGAACGATCTTCTTTTTGCTGGTCGGATCGGCGATCGTGTTTTTCGTATTGGGTCTCAAACTTCTGATCGTTCCGATCGCTCTTTCCCTCATCCTATTCTATATATTTAACGGATCTGTGAATTACTTGGAAAGTTTGGGGATTCCCAGATTGATCGGTGTCTCGGGACTGATGCTCGTGATCTGTATTCCTATCTATCTGATCGCAACCGAGGTCGCACCTCCCATCGTTTCCACCCTCGAACCCTTGGTCAAAAATTGGAAACAGGACCTGGACGACGCAAAGTTCAAGTATCTGGTGATCGGTTTCAAACTCCAATTCAACGATTTTCCTGCGGGATGGGAGGAAACGATCCGACCGGAAGAGTTGATCCAAGGCGCCACCGATTTCGTGCACAGGGAGGTATCCGGGCTCGCGTCCGCCATCCCTACGCTGATCGGTTATTTGGTGATCACTCCTCTCTTCGCTTTTCTTTTTCTTTTGAACGGAAACGGAGTCTACAAGAATCTAGTAAGCCTAGTTCCGAACCGCTATTTCGAAATGACCATTATGGTTGCGGCGAATATCAACGAACAGATCACGAATTATCTCAGAAGCCTGGTGATCCAGAGTGCCATCATTACCGTCGTTTCGATGATTGGCTTTTCGACGATCGGGTTGGGATACTTTTATATCTTCGCTCTTTTCGTAGGAGTCGCGAATTCGATTCCTTATCTAGGGCCGATCATCGGTGCGATTCCTCCTCTATTCATGACCATGGCTCACGGTTCTAGGGTTTTTTACGGCGAAAATTGGATTACCCACGGAATGGGAATGTACGAATTAATGGGGGCTATTCTGATCGTGATCCTCATCGCCCAAGCGGTGGACAATTTTTTCGTTCAACCGGTCATCATTTCCGACGCTGTATCCTTGCATCCGATCATCGTAGTCGGAGCAGTGACTGTCGGCGGAACCTTGCTCGGGATCGCCGGGATGCTAGTCGCAGTACCTTTGGCGGCGATCCTAAAGGTTACGATCGCCACCTTGTACAGATCCATGAAGGATCACAATTTACTCTAG